The Acidobacteriota bacterium genome segment TCGCCGTCGGTGCCGTCGGGAACTGGAGCCGCACCATGATGGCCGAATGCGCCGATCACATGGATCTCATCAGCGAACACTTCTACTGCGCCGAGAAGCCGGGTCTGTTGTCCCACGTGTCACAGATCCCCTTCAACGTCCGGCGGATCGCCGAGGCCCACCGCGAGTATCGCGAGACCATTCCGGCGCTCGAAGGCCGGGACATCCGGATCGCCCTCGATGAGTGGAACTACTGGTACGGCCCCTACATCTACGGCGAACTGGGAACCCAGTATTTCCTCCAGGACGCCCTGGGCATCGCGGCCGGCCTCCACGAATACGCCCGGCAGAGCGACATCATCTTCATGGCCAACTACGCTCAGACCGTCAACGTCATCGGCGCGATCAAAACGAGCAAGACGGAAGCCGCCTTCGAAACGACCGGACTTGTCCTCAAACTCTACCGCAGGCACTTCGGGACGATCCCCGTCGCCGTCGAGGGCGCTCCCGAACCCCTCGACGTCATGGCCGCATGGAGCGAGGACGGCCGGACGTTCACCGTGGGGATCGTCAACCCGACCCGGACGGAGCAGGGGCTGACGCTCGACCTCGCCGGACTCAAGACGCCGCGCCGGGCCCGGCTTTTCCGCATCGAGGGGACGGATCCGAAGGCCAAGAACGTTCCGGGCCTGCCGCCCGAAGTCGAAATCCGCGAGACGCCTTCCGCGCCCTTCGGCGGGAGACTCGACGTTCCGCCCATGAGCATCTCGCTCTTTACGATGGAAATCGGGAATTGATAAGGGAAGAAAAGAGGGGCGTTTTACGTCTAAATCATCTTATGGTTAAATTCCGCCCGCCCGCGGGCCATCATTCTCCCAGGAGGACGTCTTGAAGAAAAAATCCGTCATCGCCGCAATCCTTCTTTCCTGTGTTTTCGTTTTCGCCCTGGCCCAGACTCCGGCCCCGCCCAAACCCGAGGATATCCTGAAGAACCTCGTCCGGGTTGAAAAAGTCCAGGCGCCGCCCGAGGCCATGAAACCCGGATTCGATTCCATCACGGCCAAGGATTCCCTGGCCATGCTGAACTATATCGCCTCCGATCTTCTCGAAGGCCGCGAGGTCGGGACGCGCGGCTACCGCCTGGCGGCGGATTATGCCGCCTCTCTGATGGCGCTCTGGAACATCAAGCCGGCGGGCGATCCGCTTCCGATGTCGGGCGCCGGGCGCGGCATGGGAGCGATGGCGCCGGCCGGACCGGCCGCGTCCGCTCAGAAAGGCTATCTCCAGGAGTTCGCCCTCAAGCAGATCACGAATCCCTCCGCCCGGATCGGTCTTGAAATCCGCAAGGGTGATACGCTGGCCACGCGGGAATTCCATCAGGGCGTCGACTTCACCAGCATGTCCTCGACGGCCGGCTCGATCACGGCGCCCGTCGTTTTTGCCGGCTACGGAATCACGGAAAAGGAGATCGGCTACGACGATTTCCGGGGCCTCGACGTCAAAGGGAAGATCGTCCTGATCTTCACCGAAGCGCCCGGCAAGGACAATCCGGCCTCGCCCTTCCAGAAAAAAGAGCTCAAGGACAAGTATTTTCCGGCTCAATCGCCCATGATGCGGGGCGGCGGCGGGTTCAACAAGGCTCGCGAGATCGCCAAGCTCGGACCGGCGGCCATCCTTCAGGTTCAAAACACGATCTCCGACTCCCAGATGTTCAACAGCATGTCCCGGCCCCGTCCGGTCGACGACTCGCGCCCCATCATCAAGCGTGAAAGGCGGAGGCTGCTGATCCCCGGTTCCGCGGGAACGATGCCCTGGGAGGGCTCGCCCACGATCACGATCAGCCGGGAAATGGCCGACGCCATCCTGGACGGCGCCGGGTTGAAGATCGATGACCTTCAAAAGAAGATCGAATCGACCGGAAAGTCCGCCTCGATGGGCCTTCCGGGGACGCGCGTCACCATCGAAAACAAGGTCGATGCCTCGTTCGTCCGCTGTTCGAACGTCATCGGCTATATCGAAGGATCGGACCCCGCGCTCAAGGACGAAGTCGTCGTCATCGGTGCCCATTACGACCACCTCGGCGCCTGGGAGGATTATGTCTTCAACGGCGCCGACGACAACGGATCCGGCTCGGTCGGCGTGCTCAACATCGCCCGGGCCATGGCCCTCAATCCCAAAAAGCCCAAGCGGACGGTGGTCTTCGCCCTCTGGACCGGAGAAGAGAGCGGACTTCTCGGCTCCCGCTATTACGTGCGCAATCCGGCCTTCCCCATCGAAAAGACCGTGGCCTACCTCAACATGGACATGATCAGCCGTCCCTACGATGCCGAAACTTTTGGACGCATGGCCCGGATGTTCAGTTTCCCGGGCGGCGAGGACGTCCTGAAGACGATCAAGGTCGCCGATTTCCTGCCGATCTCCTTCTCTCAGGAGGGCGGCTTCGCGGACATTTTCCGGACGGTCAACAATTATGTGGGACTCGAAGTCTTCCTGCGCGAGGCCTCCAGTGAGGGCGGGCGCGGCATGGGCGGAAGCGACCACTCCTCCTTCGCCGCCGTCAACGTGCCCTGGATGTTCGCCATCACGGCCATGACCTCGGATTATCACCAGACGAGCGATTCCGTGGAGAAGGTGACCGGCGAGCTGATCGCCCGGGTCTCGCGCCTCGTCTACGCGACGGCCTACATGCTGGCCGATAAATAAGATCGGGTGTCTGCAAAAGAACGATCATCGCTTTTTCTGAATAGAGAGGAACGCGGCGTTTTGAAAGTTTCCGGGGTTTTGGCGTATAGTGTCCTCTGTTGAGGCCATGACCCAGAGGGCGATTTTCGTAAGCGACTTCTGCAAGGATTACGGGGATTTTCGCGCCGTCGACGGCATCGGATTCGAGGTGGCCGAAGGAGAGATCTTCGGCATGGTCGGCCCCAACGGGGCCGGAAAGACGACGACCATCGAATGCCTGGAAGGGCTGCGGACATCCGACGGAGGGACGATCCGTATCCTGGGCCTTGACCCCCAGGCGCGACACTCCATTTGGGACCTCGTTCGGGATATCCGGAAGCGGGGCAAAACGGTTTTCCTGACCACCCACTTCATGGAGGAGGCCGAGCAGCTCTGTGACCGCGTTCTGGTCATCGACCGCGGCCGGATCGTCGCTCTCGACACCCCCGAAAACCTGGTCCAGAATCTCGGCGGCGAAACCCGCGTCATCTTCACGGTCGAAGACGGTGCCGATCCCGGGATCCTCGAGCAGCTTCCCGGCGTAAGCGGCGTCGAGATGTCGGGCGGACGGATCGTCGTCCGCGGCCGCGGCGACCGGTTGGTCTGTTCCGTCGTCAATGCCCTGGACGGCCGGGGCGT includes the following:
- a CDS encoding M20/M25/M40 family metallo-hydrolase, producing MKKKSVIAAILLSCVFVFALAQTPAPPKPEDILKNLVRVEKVQAPPEAMKPGFDSITAKDSLAMLNYIASDLLEGREVGTRGYRLAADYAASLMALWNIKPAGDPLPMSGAGRGMGAMAPAGPAASAQKGYLQEFALKQITNPSARIGLEIRKGDTLATREFHQGVDFTSMSSTAGSITAPVVFAGYGITEKEIGYDDFRGLDVKGKIVLIFTEAPGKDNPASPFQKKELKDKYFPAQSPMMRGGGGFNKAREIAKLGPAAILQVQNTISDSQMFNSMSRPRPVDDSRPIIKRERRRLLIPGSAGTMPWEGSPTITISREMADAILDGAGLKIDDLQKKIESTGKSASMGLPGTRVTIENKVDASFVRCSNVIGYIEGSDPALKDEVVVIGAHYDHLGAWEDYVFNGADDNGSGSVGVLNIARAMALNPKKPKRTVVFALWTGEESGLLGSRYYVRNPAFPIEKTVAYLNMDMISRPYDAETFGRMARMFSFPGGEDVLKTIKVADFLPISFSQEGGFADIFRTVNNYVGLEVFLREASSEGGRGMGGSDHSSFAAVNVPWMFAITAMTSDYHQTSDSVEKVTGELIARVSRLVYATAYMLADK
- a CDS encoding ATP-binding cassette domain-containing protein; protein product: MTQRAIFVSDFCKDYGDFRAVDGIGFEVAEGEIFGMVGPNGAGKTTTIECLEGLRTSDGGTIRILGLDPQARHSIWDLVRDIRKRGKTVFLTTHFMEEAEQLCDRVLVIDRGRIVALDTPENLVQNLGGETRVIFTVEDGADPGILEQLPGVSGVEMSGGRIVVRGRGDRLVCSVVNALDGRGVKFRNLRTEHPNLEDVFLAMTGDRMRE